The following proteins are co-located in the Myroides profundi genome:
- a CDS encoding DUF4374 domain-containing protein, producing the protein MKKRVFSTFAFAMIFGALSVTSCSTDDNSTPTPEEGGTDGGNKIEWKYVIGASASKTNLLLTTNDLKSGEISAKGNGLTALGTTVYTYGGNRAYVFEYRKGDPSGMQSWLLTPAGKLSKHTTVDLPTREEFITNFGKYMIATTGGVQLTTGQKAQAFNFIDGNSGGIKYTSYVNVENIAEKGEYANFAGLETIGNDRFVMAIEPFKITKDDKEDNTSAYRDRAWLAVFKFDESATDVNKKVVLEKVVKSDKMSFAVARYRSSRVSTIGKAGDGNVYLFSPNATNGDGVSFSSKPSAVIKFDSKKGDFDNNYYFNLEQISGTKVYKAFAIGGDYFLLNMFVSPSKASNMAAANKLAVFNVVTGDFKWIEGLPAANDIAAAGAPFVDGKEVFLPITAESKSFVYSLDATAAKATKGLEIKDLADGSIGTIGKINVEK; encoded by the coding sequence ATGAAAAAAAGAGTTTTTTCGACATTTGCTTTTGCTATGATATTTGGGGCATTGTCGGTGACTAGTTGTTCTACAGATGACAATAGTACTCCTACACCTGAAGAAGGTGGAACTGATGGAGGAAATAAAATAGAATGGAAGTACGTAATCGGGGCAAGTGCTTCTAAAACGAACTTATTACTGACTACCAATGACCTTAAATCTGGAGAAATATCTGCTAAGGGAAATGGATTAACGGCATTAGGAACTACAGTTTATACTTATGGAGGAAATAGAGCTTATGTTTTTGAATATAGAAAAGGAGATCCTTCAGGAATGCAGAGTTGGTTATTAACACCTGCTGGAAAATTGAGTAAACATACTACAGTTGACCTACCTACTCGTGAGGAGTTTATTACGAATTTCGGTAAATATATGATTGCTACAACTGGTGGGGTACAATTAACTACAGGACAAAAGGCTCAGGCTTTTAACTTCATTGATGGTAACAGTGGAGGAATTAAGTATACATCTTATGTAAATGTAGAGAACATTGCAGAAAAAGGAGAGTATGCTAACTTCGCAGGTCTTGAGACGATTGGTAATGATCGTTTTGTGATGGCTATCGAACCATTTAAAATCACTAAAGATGATAAAGAAGATAATACTTCTGCTTATAGAGATAGAGCATGGTTAGCTGTTTTTAAATTTGATGAAAGTGCTACGGATGTTAATAAAAAAGTAGTATTAGAAAAAGTAGTGAAGAGTGATAAGATGAGTTTTGCTGTAGCGCGTTACCGTTCTAGTCGTGTATCTACTATCGGAAAAGCGGGTGATGGAAACGTTTACTTATTCTCTCCTAATGCTACTAATGGTGATGGAGTATCATTCTCAAGTAAGCCAAGTGCTGTTATTAAATTTGATTCTAAAAAAGGAGACTTTGATAATAACTATTACTTTAACTTAGAACAGATCTCAGGAACGAAAGTGTATAAAGCATTCGCTATCGGTGGGGATTATTTCTTACTTAATATGTTCGTAAGTCCTAGTAAAGCAAGTAATATGGCTGCTGCTAATAAGTTAGCTGTATTTAATGTTGTAACAGGAGACTTTAAATGGATAGAAGGATTACCAGCTGCTAATGATATCGCTGCTGCTGGAGCACCATTCGTAGATGGAAAAGAAGTATTCTTACCTATTACAGCTGAGTCAAAATCATTTGTTTATTCTTTAGATGCTACAGCTGCTAAGGCTACTAAAGGTCTTGAGATTAAAGACCTAGCTGATGGAAGTATTGGTACAATTGGTAAAATTAATGTAGAAAAATAA
- a CDS encoding alpha/beta hydrolase has translation MVKCLGLLINLLSLFAPKKTCAIAYKLFSTPRKGQLKRRDIPYFLSEAHQDRFVYDGLSIQCYRWNQEQSELPLVMLFHGWESNAGRWEELVTYLDDQYQYISIDAMGLGLSDGSNLSVIDYSHLMDHCLRAFRPQYVVAHSLGAFALLHQMSVVKYDFVEKVVLMACLDRFQHVIDNYIGMLGYWKKVSSDLLQFLEGLIDMDMGEYASRNFIKSLPNQTLIIHDKDDVVVELAECTVFHDIASQKGIEIYYTEGLGHSVQDRIAFEKIKNYFMN, from the coding sequence ATGGTTAAGTGTCTAGGTTTATTGATTAATTTATTGTCGTTATTTGCTCCTAAGAAAACATGTGCTATTGCTTATAAGTTATTCTCTACACCTCGTAAAGGGCAACTTAAGCGAAGAGATATTCCATACTTTTTATCTGAAGCCCATCAAGATAGATTTGTCTATGATGGACTGAGTATCCAATGTTACCGTTGGAATCAAGAGCAATCAGAGTTGCCATTAGTTATGCTTTTTCACGGCTGGGAGAGTAATGCTGGTCGCTGGGAAGAACTAGTGACTTATTTAGATGATCAGTACCAGTATATCAGTATAGATGCGATGGGCCTAGGCCTTAGTGATGGAAGTAATCTGAGTGTTATCGATTATTCTCATTTGATGGATCATTGTTTACGAGCGTTTAGACCACAGTACGTTGTAGCTCATTCTCTAGGAGCGTTTGCTCTGTTACACCAGATGAGTGTAGTGAAATATGATTTCGTAGAGAAGGTTGTTTTAATGGCTTGTTTAGATCGTTTTCAGCATGTAATTGATAATTATATTGGCATGTTAGGATACTGGAAAAAAGTATCTAGCGATTTATTACAATTCTTAGAAGGGCTAATCGATATGGATATGGGAGAATATGCTAGTCGTAACTTTATAAAATCATTGCCTAATCAGACATTGATTATTCACGATAAAGATGATGTAGTAGTAGAATTGGCTGAGTGTACGGTTTTTCACGATATCGCAAGCCAAAAAGGAATAGAGATTTATTATACAGAAGGATTAGGGCATTCTGTTCAAGATAGAATCGCCTTCGAAAAAATTAAGAATTATTTTATGAATTAG
- a CDS encoding TonB-dependent receptor, with amino-acid sequence MKHYLLLIFAIFNIGQFTSFAQDKPVVISGVVQDANGEPIDYATVSLLDTHHSELTDNKGRYTIKTKRPGKYKLVVQHVSYESKEYSFEVKAGESITHNFKLDTNNSFLDNVVLQVKQPIEKVRESAYNVVAIDAKPLYNTSLDVAGALDRVSGVKVRKDGGEGSDYNFSMNGFSGKHIRFFIDGVPMEGFGSEFKINNLPITMVDRIEVYKGVVPVEFGSDALGGVVNIITNKSKETKIDASFTTGSFHTYKSHLNVSKAFNNGIVAQLNAFQNYSDNDYKVLVPVVDLQSGVYSKEKQWVRRFNDRFQTATVVAKVGVVDKSYADRLMLGFTYGEGKRGVQTGTIMEKVFGDKKRRSVTIMPSLEYSKKNLFIDGLDVSITSNYNGGYNQNIDTSSYKYNWAGERIKTLKQGESGGGPSMTKFYDHNGSTTFNVNYKLNDKHSFSFNDVMYYFNRKTKDPLAVKETQSEKNSEIKRSSFKNIMALSYRYNILDNLNVSLFGKHYSIKHTYQSESTKVDKTGYGIAATYLWKDLQFKASYENTFRLPTDSELFGDGDLVWGNTGLKPEQGKNYNLNISYSGVINKIHAVFVDAGLVYRDTKDYIRSNPYGSGSRATSVNIGGVESYGINVEARYTYNDFIYAGGSLTSQNIRSKQKYTIGDYGVRNPYYNERIPNEPYFFGSADVGIIIKDLGKKNNNLNIGYNLRYIDHYSYDFKGIGEDPIWIPSQAVHDLSASYSLFNNKIHLTVEANNLFDKLAYDNYSFQKPGRNFMFKIRYTY; translated from the coding sequence ATGAAACACTATCTACTATTAATTTTTGCAATTTTTAATATAGGTCAGTTTACTTCTTTTGCGCAAGATAAGCCAGTTGTTATTTCTGGGGTTGTACAAGATGCGAATGGAGAGCCTATTGATTATGCTACAGTCAGTTTATTAGATACTCATCATAGTGAGTTAACAGATAATAAAGGACGATATACTATTAAAACAAAAAGACCTGGCAAGTATAAATTAGTTGTACAACACGTCAGTTATGAATCTAAAGAGTATTCATTTGAGGTTAAAGCAGGCGAGAGTATAACACATAACTTCAAACTTGATACAAATAACTCTTTCTTAGATAATGTAGTACTACAAGTAAAACAGCCTATCGAGAAAGTTAGAGAATCTGCTTATAACGTAGTGGCTATAGATGCAAAACCACTATACAATACGTCATTAGATGTAGCTGGAGCACTAGATAGAGTATCTGGAGTGAAAGTGCGCAAAGATGGAGGTGAGGGATCTGACTATAATTTCTCAATGAATGGATTTAGTGGTAAACACATTCGATTCTTTATAGATGGGGTACCTATGGAAGGGTTTGGTAGTGAGTTTAAAATAAACAACTTACCGATCACGATGGTTGACAGAATCGAAGTTTATAAAGGTGTAGTGCCTGTGGAGTTTGGATCTGATGCCTTGGGTGGAGTAGTGAATATTATTACGAATAAATCTAAAGAGACTAAAATAGACGCTTCATTTACTACTGGTTCATTCCATACATACAAGAGTCACCTGAATGTAAGTAAAGCTTTTAATAATGGTATAGTGGCTCAGTTAAATGCTTTTCAGAATTACTCAGATAACGATTATAAAGTATTAGTCCCTGTGGTAGATCTGCAATCAGGAGTTTATTCTAAAGAAAAACAATGGGTAAGACGTTTTAATGATAGATTCCAAACTGCTACTGTAGTGGCTAAAGTAGGGGTGGTAGATAAGTCTTATGCAGATAGATTAATGCTAGGGTTTACTTATGGAGAAGGAAAACGAGGTGTGCAGACAGGTACTATTATGGAGAAGGTATTCGGAGACAAGAAACGTCGTTCTGTAACTATTATGCCCTCATTAGAGTATAGCAAAAAGAATCTATTTATAGATGGATTAGATGTAAGTATCACATCAAATTATAACGGTGGGTATAATCAAAATATAGATACCTCTTCTTATAAATATAACTGGGCAGGTGAGCGTATCAAAACGTTAAAACAAGGTGAGTCTGGAGGAGGTCCTTCTATGACTAAGTTCTATGATCATAATGGTTCAACTACTTTTAATGTAAATTATAAATTAAATGACAAACACTCATTTAGTTTTAATGATGTAATGTACTATTTCAACAGAAAGACAAAAGACCCACTAGCTGTAAAAGAAACTCAATCAGAAAAGAATAGTGAGATAAAAAGAAGTAGTTTTAAAAATATTATGGCACTGTCTTATCGCTATAATATTCTAGATAATCTGAATGTATCTCTATTCGGTAAACACTACAGTATCAAACATACTTATCAAAGTGAGAGCACTAAAGTAGATAAAACAGGGTACGGTATCGCTGCTACATATCTGTGGAAAGATCTACAGTTCAAAGCTTCTTATGAAAATACATTTAGGCTACCTACTGATAGCGAGTTATTTGGAGATGGAGACTTAGTATGGGGGAATACAGGTCTTAAACCAGAACAGGGTAAAAACTATAACCTTAATATCAGTTACTCAGGTGTGATTAACAAAATACATGCAGTATTCGTAGATGCAGGTTTGGTATACAGAGATACTAAAGATTATATCCGAAGTAATCCTTATGGTTCAGGATCTCGTGCAACTAGTGTAAATATCGGAGGAGTAGAGAGCTATGGTATCAATGTGGAAGCTCGTTATACCTACAATGATTTTATATATGCAGGAGGTAGTTTAACTTCTCAAAATATCAGAAGTAAACAAAAGTATACTATTGGAGATTATGGAGTGAGAAATCCATACTACAATGAGAGAATTCCTAATGAGCCTTATTTCTTTGGATCAGCAGATGTGGGGATTATCATTAAAGACTTAGGAAAGAAAAATAACAATTTAAATATAGGTTATAACCTTCGCTATATAGATCATTATAGTTACGACTTTAAAGGAATCGGTGAAGATCCTATATGGATTCCGTCTCAAGCTGTACATGATCTAAGTGCTTCATACAGTTTATTTAATAATAAAATACACTTGACCGTAGAGGCTAATAACCTATTCGATAAACTAGCTTATGATAACTATAGTTTCCAAAAACCAGGAAGAAACTTCATGTTTAAAATACGCTATACATACTAA
- a CDS encoding SgcJ/EcaC family oxidoreductase, translated as MTRQNPEEIVQQFVTAWNKYDADLLADIFVDDADFVNVTGLWWHKKEDIFKAHDYGLRVIFKESTLIIKRTKIRYLTDTIAIVHARLQLSNQSALKEDETPQLRNNLFIFVTQKIENNWYCIAAQNAEVQSGKETFIKKEDGSFESVNYNQFKK; from the coding sequence ATGACTAGACAAAATCCAGAAGAAATAGTTCAACAATTTGTAACTGCTTGGAATAAATACGATGCTGACTTACTTGCTGATATTTTTGTAGATGATGCAGACTTTGTCAATGTCACAGGGTTATGGTGGCATAAAAAAGAAGATATTTTTAAAGCTCATGATTATGGCTTACGAGTAATTTTCAAAGAATCTACACTAATAATCAAAAGAACTAAGATCAGATACTTAACAGACACTATAGCTATTGTACATGCAAGACTACAGTTAAGTAATCAATCAGCACTAAAAGAAGATGAAACTCCTCAACTTAGAAACAACTTATTTATTTTCGTAACTCAGAAAATAGAAAACAATTGGTACTGTATAGCAGCTCAGAATGCAGAAGTACAGAGTGGTAAAGAAACTTTTATTAAAAAAGAAGATGGTTCTTTTGAATCAGTCAATTACAATCAATTTAAGAAGTAA
- the rluF gene encoding 23S rRNA pseudouridine(2604) synthase RluF: MEKMQTRLNKYLSEVGFCSRREADRLIDEGRVTVNGVVPEMGTKVSEDDEIRVNGQLIVKKNEENVYLAFYKPIGIECTTNTSVRDNIVDYINYPKRIFPVGRLDKDSEGLILMTNDGDIVNKILRQKNDHEKEYIVTVNKPITDRFIQRMGTGVPILDTVTKKCRVEQISKTVFRIFLTQGLNRQIRRMCEYFDYDVVALKRIRIINISLDVPVGTYRDLTKAELDELNRLIEPSVMTEEASLNRNQESQQSIRRRMTTGKDSGRRGGSYAKDERRPKKNFDRERNNSVNKPKEVKNERLRNRRREN; the protein is encoded by the coding sequence ATGGAAAAAATGCAAACACGTTTAAATAAATATTTGTCTGAAGTAGGTTTTTGTTCTAGAAGAGAAGCAGATAGACTTATAGATGAGGGGAGAGTCACTGTCAATGGTGTAGTGCCTGAGATGGGGACAAAAGTGTCTGAAGATGATGAGATACGCGTAAATGGACAATTAATCGTTAAAAAAAATGAAGAGAATGTTTATTTAGCTTTTTATAAACCTATTGGTATCGAGTGTACTACTAATACGAGTGTACGCGATAATATCGTGGACTATATTAATTATCCTAAACGCATCTTTCCAGTAGGACGATTAGATAAGGATAGTGAAGGGCTTATTCTGATGACGAATGATGGAGATATCGTGAATAAGATATTGCGCCAAAAGAATGATCATGAGAAAGAATATATTGTAACTGTGAATAAGCCTATTACAGATCGTTTTATTCAACGTATGGGAACAGGTGTGCCTATATTAGACACAGTGACTAAGAAGTGTAGAGTAGAACAGATCAGTAAGACCGTGTTTAGAATATTCCTTACTCAAGGTTTGAACAGACAGATTAGACGTATGTGTGAGTATTTTGACTATGACGTAGTTGCATTAAAGAGGATACGTATTATTAATATTTCTTTAGATGTACCTGTGGGTACTTATAGAGACTTGACAAAAGCAGAATTGGATGAGCTTAATCGCTTAATAGAGCCTTCTGTAATGACAGAAGAGGCGAGTCTAAATAGAAATCAAGAGAGTCAGCAGAGTATTCGTCGTCGTATGACTACAGGTAAAGATTCTGGTAGAAGAGGAGGAAGTTATGCTAAGGATGAGCGTAGGCCTAAGAAAAACTTCGATAGAGAACGCAATAATAGCGTGAATAAACCAAAAGAGGTTAAGAACGAAAGATTAAGAAATAGAAGAAGAGAGAACTAG
- a CDS encoding zinc ribbon domain-containing protein, whose protein sequence is MTKKKELTVEEKLRALYDLQLIDSRIDEIRNMRGELPLEVEDLQDEVAGLNKRLEKSNIDLSNIEASIKDKKAAIEEFKAAIVRYTEQQNEVKNNREFNSLEKEIEFQKLEIELAEKHIKEMKVSIEHKKNTIAETETKLAARKEHLGHKEAELNSIMSETEREEKILLEKSEEFKQDIEDRLLVAYNRIRNGVRNGLAVVSIERGASGGSYFTIPPQTQVEIAARKKIITDEHSGRILVDSALAEEEREKIEAIIAKL, encoded by the coding sequence ATGACAAAGAAAAAAGAATTAACCGTTGAAGAGAAGTTAAGAGCACTTTATGACTTGCAATTGATTGACTCAAGAATTGACGAAATCAGAAATATGAGAGGAGAATTGCCTCTTGAAGTTGAAGATCTACAAGATGAGGTTGCTGGACTGAACAAACGCTTAGAGAAATCAAATATAGACTTAAGTAATATCGAAGCGAGTATTAAGGATAAAAAAGCTGCTATTGAGGAATTCAAAGCTGCTATCGTAAGATATACTGAGCAACAAAATGAGGTTAAAAACAATAGAGAGTTTAACTCATTAGAAAAAGAGATTGAGTTCCAGAAGTTAGAGATTGAGCTTGCTGAAAAACACATCAAAGAGATGAAAGTTAGCATCGAGCACAAGAAAAACACAATTGCAGAGACAGAAACTAAGTTAGCTGCTAGAAAAGAACACTTAGGACATAAAGAAGCTGAATTAAACAGCATTATGTCTGAGACTGAGCGTGAAGAGAAAATCTTATTAGAGAAATCAGAAGAGTTCAAACAAGATATCGAAGATCGTTTATTAGTAGCTTATAACAGAATCAGAAATGGTGTTCGTAACGGTTTAGCTGTTGTATCTATCGAGCGTGGTGCATCAGGAGGATCTTACTTTACTATTCCACCACAAACTCAAGTAGAGATTGCGGCACGTAAGAAGATTATTACGGATGAGCACAGTGGACGTATTTTAGTTGATAGTGCTTTAGCTGAAGAAGAAAGAGAAAAAATTGAAGCTATTATAGCTAAATTATAA
- the trxB gene encoding thioredoxin-disulfide reductase, with protein sequence MPTIERVKCLIIGSGPAGYTAAIYAARANMAPVLYQGMQPGGQLTTTNEVENFPGYPEGVTGPEMMMQLQAQAQRFGADIRDGWVTKAELKGDVKKVWVNETTEIHADTVIISTGATAMYLGLPSEQHYLSLGGGVSACAVCDGFFYRNQEVVIVGAGDSACEEAHYLSKLCKKVTMLVRSDKFRSSRIMEERVRNTENIDILMNTSTVDVLGDGNVVTGVRVKNNITGEEKDIEATGFFVAIGHKPNTDIFKEELEMDETGYLITQGKTSKTNVEGVFACGDVQDKDYRQAITAAGSGCIAALDAERYLAAK encoded by the coding sequence ATGCCAACTATAGAAAGAGTAAAGTGCTTAATTATCGGATCAGGACCTGCTGGTTATACAGCTGCTATTTATGCTGCACGTGCGAATATGGCACCTGTGCTTTATCAAGGTATGCAACCAGGAGGACAATTAACAACAACAAATGAAGTAGAGAACTTCCCTGGATATCCAGAAGGAGTTACAGGACCTGAAATGATGATGCAATTACAAGCACAAGCACAACGCTTCGGTGCTGATATCCGTGATGGATGGGTAACTAAGGCTGAACTAAAAGGAGATGTAAAGAAAGTATGGGTAAATGAAACAACGGAGATTCATGCTGATACTGTTATTATCTCTACTGGTGCTACAGCGATGTATTTGGGATTACCATCAGAGCAACATTACTTATCATTAGGAGGAGGAGTATCTGCATGTGCAGTTTGTGATGGATTCTTTTATAGAAATCAAGAAGTAGTAATCGTAGGAGCAGGAGATTCAGCTTGTGAGGAGGCTCATTACTTATCTAAATTATGTAAGAAAGTTACTATGTTAGTGCGTAGTGATAAGTTCCGTTCATCTCGTATTATGGAGGAACGTGTACGTAATACTGAAAACATCGACATCCTAATGAATACGTCTACAGTAGATGTATTAGGTGATGGTAATGTAGTAACAGGTGTTCGTGTGAAAAATAATATCACTGGTGAAGAGAAAGATATTGAGGCTACAGGTTTCTTCGTAGCTATAGGTCATAAACCTAATACAGATATCTTTAAAGAAGAATTAGAGATGGATGAAACAGGATACTTAATCACTCAAGGAAAGACTAGTAAAACGAATGTAGAAGGAGTTTTTGCTTGTGGAGATGTACAGGATAAAGATTATAGACAAGCTATTACAGCTGCAGGTTCAGGATGTATTGCAGCATTAGATGCTGAGCGTTATTTAGCTGCTAAGTAA
- the lpxK gene encoding tetraacyldisaccharide 4'-kinase: protein MELLRKLLFPFAILYGGITSLRNYLYSINILKRTSFSTPTIVVGNLSVGGTGKTPMVEYIIRLLKDKYKIATLSRGYKRKSEGFFLADEHTTMEQIGDEPFQYHHKFDNIAVAVDAKRVNGIENILKRRTDTQAIVLDDAFQHLAVKGGFNILLTTYDEPYYSDYMLPTGNLRESRRGSKRADIIIVTKCPPTLSSTEQNEIIKKLNLKLGQLSFFTYIEFSKLAYSKADSISVEDLKKEEFLMVAGIAKPQSFFDHLKGDKTICLTFPDHHHFSSTDIELILNKAKENKIITTEKDYVRLNGLIPSNKLYYLPIQTSFLNNQEEFDKTILNYVGASTRNG from the coding sequence ATGGAATTACTGCGAAAATTACTCTTCCCTTTTGCCATCTTATATGGAGGGATCACTTCCCTGCGCAATTACCTTTATTCAATAAATATATTGAAGAGAACCTCTTTTAGTACACCTACTATAGTCGTAGGTAACTTAAGTGTAGGTGGTACTGGTAAAACGCCTATGGTGGAATACATAATACGACTTTTAAAAGACAAATACAAAATAGCGACTCTTAGTAGAGGGTATAAACGCAAAAGTGAGGGCTTCTTCCTAGCGGATGAACATACCACTATGGAGCAAATCGGTGATGAACCCTTCCAATATCATCACAAGTTTGATAATATCGCTGTAGCGGTAGATGCAAAAAGAGTAAACGGAATAGAGAATATCCTAAAACGAAGAACAGATACTCAAGCCATCGTTCTAGATGATGCTTTTCAGCACCTAGCTGTAAAAGGTGGTTTTAATATTCTACTGACTACTTATGATGAACCGTACTATAGCGATTATATGTTGCCGACAGGTAACCTTAGAGAAAGTCGTAGAGGATCGAAACGAGCAGATATCATCATCGTCACCAAATGCCCTCCTACGTTATCCTCAACAGAACAAAACGAGATCATTAAAAAATTAAATCTCAAACTGGGACAATTGTCTTTTTTTACGTATATTGAATTCAGTAAACTTGCATATTCAAAGGCTGATTCTATCTCAGTAGAAGACTTAAAAAAAGAAGAGTTTTTAATGGTAGCTGGTATTGCTAAACCACAAAGTTTTTTTGACCATCTAAAGGGCGATAAAACAATTTGTTTAACATTTCCTGACCATCATCATTTTTCATCTACTGACATTGAGTTAATTTTGAACAAAGCAAAAGAGAATAAGATTATTACAACAGAGAAAGATTATGTCCGTTTAAATGGACTAATCCCCTCGAATAAATTATATTATTTACCAATTCAGACTTCCTTTTTAAACAATCAAGAGGAGTTTGATAAAACAATTTTAAACTATGTGGGAGCAAGTACAAGAAACGGTTAA
- a CDS encoding helix-turn-helix domain-containing protein: MKTLLFLSIIINRTMECASLLKKSMIWSINEKLSSSSIKSKRLLRRVRGSSLKEEVLQISDDSNKQTNYMSIGMECYLCQKIKEFEKQRKYLDKSISLSNLSASLGVNHRYVSYYINMYKEKDFATYINELRISYMVDTLSTKPHYLTYKISYLADKSGFASHSRFTINFKKYTGVLPSEYISELKQKKAMERCNI; the protein is encoded by the coding sequence ATGAAGACCTTATTATTTTTAAGTATTATCATTAATAGAACAATGGAGTGTGCCTCTCTATTAAAGAAAAGTATGATATGGAGTATAAATGAGAAACTATCTAGTAGTTCAATAAAATCGAAAAGATTGCTAAGAAGAGTTAGAGGTTCTTCTTTAAAGGAAGAGGTGCTACAAATAAGTGATGATTCTAATAAACAAACTAATTATATGTCTATAGGCATGGAGTGTTATCTGTGTCAAAAAATAAAAGAGTTTGAGAAACAAAGAAAATACTTGGATAAATCAATATCACTAAGTAATCTTTCTGCAAGCTTAGGAGTTAATCATCGCTATGTGTCTTACTATATTAATATGTATAAAGAAAAAGACTTCGCTACGTATATTAATGAATTGAGGATTTCTTATATGGTAGATACTTTATCAACTAAACCACATTATCTGACATATAAGATAAGTTATTTAGCAGATAAGAGCGGTTTTGCTTCTCATAGCCGTTTTACGATTAATTTTAAAAAATATACAGGTGTATTGCCTTCAGAGTATATTAGTGAGTTAAAACAGAAAAAGGCCATGGAAAGATGTAATATTTAA
- a CDS encoding Nif3-like dinuclear metal center hexameric protein: protein MKLREVITVLEEMTPLSYAEGFDNVGLLVGDYNLEVSGILVCHDALETVIDEAIEKKCNMVVCFHPILFSGLKKITGKSYVERAVIKAIKHDIAIYAIHTALDNHQEGVNKIFCDTLGLKNTSILIPKENYIQKLVTYAPRVNADEVRKALFNAGAGAIGNYDLCSFTTEGKGSFRGNEKSSPVIGEPLKYEEVEEVKVEVIFEKHLQGKVLKALFDLDFYEEKAYEIYTLENKLQNVGMGMIGELEEEMDEVTFLQMVKAKTGTGGIRHSALLGKPIKRVAVLGGSGSFAIGAALSQKVDAYITSDLKYHDYYQAESQLVLADIGHFESERYTKNYITDFLSKKITTFAVILSTVNTNPVNYL from the coding sequence ATGAAGTTAAGAGAAGTAATCACTGTGTTAGAAGAGATGACACCGTTATCGTATGCAGAGGGATTTGATAATGTCGGGTTATTAGTAGGGGACTATAACTTAGAAGTAAGTGGGATCCTAGTCTGTCATGATGCTTTAGAGACCGTGATAGACGAGGCGATAGAGAAGAAGTGTAATATGGTAGTATGCTTTCACCCAATCTTGTTTTCTGGATTAAAGAAGATAACAGGAAAGAGCTATGTAGAAAGAGCTGTAATTAAAGCGATCAAACACGATATCGCAATCTATGCTATACATACTGCACTAGATAATCATCAGGAAGGGGTGAATAAGATCTTCTGTGATACACTAGGATTAAAGAACACAAGTATATTAATACCGAAAGAGAACTATATCCAAAAGCTAGTGACTTACGCTCCTCGTGTGAATGCAGATGAAGTGAGAAAGGCACTGTTTAATGCAGGAGCTGGTGCTATAGGTAATTATGATTTGTGCAGTTTTACCACGGAGGGCAAGGGAAGTTTTAGAGGAAATGAGAAGAGTAGTCCTGTTATAGGAGAACCACTAAAATATGAAGAAGTAGAGGAAGTCAAGGTAGAAGTAATATTTGAGAAACATCTACAAGGTAAGGTATTAAAAGCCTTATTTGACTTAGACTTCTATGAGGAGAAAGCGTATGAAATATATACTCTAGAAAATAAACTGCAAAATGTAGGAATGGGGATGATAGGTGAACTAGAGGAAGAGATGGACGAGGTAACATTCTTACAGATGGTCAAAGCTAAAACAGGAACTGGAGGTATTAGACATAGTGCGCTATTAGGGAAGCCGATAAAGAGAGTAGCTGTGTTAGGAGGTTCAGGTAGTTTTGCGATAGGAGCTGCATTATCACAGAAAGTAGATGCCTATATCACCTCAGATTTGAAATATCACGATTATTACCAAGCTGAAAGTCAGTTGGTTTTAGCTGATATAGGGCATTTTGAAAGTGAAAGGTATACAAAAAATTATATAACTGACTTTCTTTCAAAAAAAATAACTACTTTTGCAGTTATTTTATCAACAGTAAATACGAATCCAGTTAACTACTTATAA